A region of the Candidatus Sericytochromatia bacterium genome:
GACATCGGCATGTCGCGCAGCCAATCGTTGGCGGCGAACACGTGGAGGATTTCGTCGAAGATCGGCTTGGCCGGTTCTGCCAGACCGGGCAGGGCCAGGGCCGTGTAGGCCAGAGCCACCGCGAGGGCCAGTAACCAGTCGAGCCAGCGCGCGTTGTTACCGTCTTGTTCCGTCAAAGGGGTCACGGACGCACCATTACCGGGGGCCTTGGTTCGGGGAATCAACGAGGCTCGACAATCAACTTGATGGCTGTGCGTTCTTCGCCATCGATCTGGATGTCAATGAAGGCTGGCACGCAGACCAGGTCCATCCCACTCGGCGCCACGTAACCGCGGGCGATCGCGATCGCCTTGACCGCCTGGTTCAGCGCCCCCGCACCAATGGCCTGCATCTCCGCCTTCCCATGCTCTCTCAGGACCCCGGCCAGGGCCCCGGCCACGGAACTGGGATTGGACTTTGCGGAAACTTTGAGGACGTCCACGGGGGCCTCCAGAGATGCGGCGACGATGAGAGCTGGGTATGTGACCTGGAGAGATGGGGTGTGGCACCAGGTGACAGGAGGGCCAATTTAAAGCGGGATGCGGTATTGAAGGTTTTTAAGTTTCATGATAGCCCACCCTCAGCGGTAGTTCAAGCGTTCAATCGCGACACTATGGCCTGTCCGGGTGTCTACGCGGAGCCGCACCGCATTGAACTGACTGGGACCGGAGGCCACCTCGAGCTTGGTGGGGAATGGGGTCTTCATCTTGCGGATGGCCAACTCGGTCTTCACCCCGATGACGGCGTCACGGGGGCCACACATGCCGACGTCACTGAGGAAAGCCGTTCCGCCAGCCAGAATCGTCTCGTCCGCAGTTTGCACGTGCGTGTGGGTACCCAGGCAGGCGCTGACCCGGCCATCCACGTAGCGGGCGAGGGCGATTTTCTCCGCCGTTGCCTCCGCATGCACGTCGACCAGGATCACTTGTGCCTGGCCGGCGATTTCCGCTATCACCCGATCGAGGCAGACGAAGGGACAATCCACGGGCGGCATGAAGGCGCGGCCCATCACGTTCACGACGGCCACCTGGACCCCTGCCACCTCCAGCAGGGTCCAGCCGCGCCCCGGGGTCCCTTCGGGGTAGTTGGCTGGGCGCAGCAAACGCCGTTGCTCCCCGATGAACCCGAAGATCTCAGCCTTGTCCCAGGTGTGATTGCCCATGGTCAGAACCTGAATCCCCAGATCGACCAGTTCCTGGCAGACGGGCTCCGTGAGGCCGAAGCCGCCTGCCGCATTTTCAGCATTCGCCACGATCAGGTCGGGGATGTCGGCCCTGCGCATATCTTGCAGGGTCTGTGCTACTGCATCCCGACCCGGTCTTCCGACGATGTCGCCAATGAACAGAACATCCAGGAAGGCGGCGCTCACTTGGCGTACTCGGTGACGCGGGTTTCCCGCACGACCGTCACTTTGATCTGCCCGGGGTATTCCAGTTCGCCCTCGATCTTCTTGGCGATGTCGCGCGCCAGGACGGCCGATTGGGTGTCATCGACCAGTTGGGGTTGGACCACGATGCGGATCTCCCGTCCCGCCTGCACGGCGTAGGAGCGTTCCACCCCGTGGAATGATTTGGCGATGCGTTCGAGTTTC
Encoded here:
- a CDS encoding TIGR00282 family metallophosphoesterase; the protein is MSAAFLDVLFIGDIVGRPGRDAVAQTLQDMRRADIPDLIVANAENAAGGFGLTEPVCQELVDLGIQVLTMGNHTWDKAEIFGFIGEQRRLLRPANYPEGTPGRGWTLLEVAGVQVAVVNVMGRAFMPPVDCPFVCLDRVIAEIAGQAQVILVDVHAEATAEKIALARYVDGRVSACLGTHTHVQTADETILAGGTAFLSDVGMCGPRDAVIGVKTELAIRKMKTPFPTKLEVASGPSQFNAVRLRVDTRTGHSVAIERLNYR
- a CDS encoding stage V sporulation protein S; amino-acid sequence: MDVLKVSAKSNPSSVAGALAGVLREHGKAEMQAIGAGALNQAVKAIAIARGYVAPSGMDLVCVPAFIDIQIDGEERTAIKLIVEPR